Proteins from one Amblyomma americanum isolate KBUSLIRL-KWMA unplaced genomic scaffold, ASM5285725v1 scaffold_157, whole genome shotgun sequence genomic window:
- the LOC144112455 gene encoding uncharacterized protein LOC144112455: MAAPMPVSCVSSQESRADMKRVSWSHHATMTLIRLWEENLPALRACSRNARIYASISAELSAGLHGEGPYTSKQVRQKIDNLHKKYRKIKRTGTTTGSGGQDWPFYWHLHQFLGSLPMNDEMLIEENVEVPVVAEMPEDAELVSWGRLAFAENDATASEPLIGNEATKTSRLNTTAADVSNRALSSSADPGPSSISPARKRQSSSAVQQLLHFHSEESKRSLKAAKKNRKLQKKVVELLQESNNIQNKMVDMMGDFLAEKKK, translated from the exons atggcggcgcccatgccaGTGTCATGCGTTTCGAGTCAAGAGTCTCGGGCCGATATGAAGAGAGTGTCGTGGTCGCACCATGCGACGATGACATTGATACGGCTCTGGGAAGAAAACTTGCCTGCTCTGCGTGCATGCTCGAGAAACGCGCGTATTTACGCGTCGATTTCAGCGGAGCTGAGTGCTGGGCTTCACGGCGAGGGGCCGTATACCTCCAAGCAGGTCCGCCAAAAGATAGATAACCTGCATAAGAAGTATCG GAAGATCAAGCGCACTGGCACCACCACCGGCTCAGGCGGACAAGACTGGCCGTTCtattggcacctccaccagtttCTGGGATCGCTCCCAATGAATGATGAGATGTTGATCGAAGAAAACGTGGAG GTGCCAGTGGTGGCTGAAATGCCTGAGGATGCGGAGCTCGTGTCATGGGGAAGACTCGCATTTGCTGAAAATGATGCAACTGCAAGTGAGCCTTTGATAGGAAATGAGGCGACCAAGACCAGCAGGTTGAATACCACTGCTGCTGATGTTAGCAATAGAGCACTGAGCAGCTCTGCTGACCCTGGGCCAAGCAGCATTTCCCCAGCCAGAAAGAGACAATCGTCATCTGCAGTGCAGCAACTGCTACACTTTCATAGTGAAGAGTCGAAAAGATCTTTAAAGGCAGCCAAGAAAAATAGAAAACTGCAAAAGAAAGTAGTGGAGCTCCTGCAGGAGTCCAACAACATTCAGAACAAAATGGTTGACATGATGGGGGacttcttggctgaaaaaaagaaataa